DNA sequence from the Candidatus Planktophila sulfonica genome:
CGATCGCGCATTTCCAACATTGTTTCGCGATGCGGCGATGGAGCTGTGGCATAGATCTTCTTAACTGCTGCCGGAATCGCCTTTGCCATGCGTGAATATTACAAGTGAGGTGGATATCAAGTAAGGTTTGCTCAAGAATTACATATCGAGCCCACTTATCTTGAGGAGTACGCCGTGAAAGCCAGCGTCAGCGACCAGCGTTCTATCCTCGATATCCAGAAGTTCGATCTCCAATCCGCCACCTTGCGCAATAAGGCAGCAACCTTGCCCGAGCTCGCTGAACTCTCATCAACAACTATTAAGCAGAACAATGTCCGCGATCTGCGTATTGCAGCCGAGACAGAACTCAACGATGTAAAGCGCGAACTTGCTCGCGCCGAAGGCGATGTTGAGCAGATTGTCACTCGCATCGAGCGAGATGAAAAGCGCCTTGCGTCAGGTACTGGAACGCCAAAAGAGCTAGAGCAGACTCAGCATGAGCTTGGCACGCTGGGTGCGCGTCGTGCTGAACTTGAAGAAGTCGAACTCGAAATCATGATGCGCGTTGATGGAATCAAAGAGCGCATCACAGTTCTTTCGGGAGAAGAAAACGAACTAGCCGCCGTTATTGCCGACCTCAATATCCGCAAAGAGAACGCACTTGCGGCAGTTCATACTGAACTTGAAAGCATCGAGTCAGATCGCAAAGCGACAACACAATCTGTTGGCCCAGAAATTCTTGCTCTCTACGAGAAGATCCGCGAAGCCAATAACGGTATTGGCGCAGCTGCTTTAGCTGGCAATCAGTGCAAGGGCTGCAACCTGACTCTGAACACCATCGAACTTCAACGTATTGCGGGCCTGGGCGCAGATGAAGTTGTTCGCTGCGAGGAGTGCCGTTGTATCTTGGTGCGTGATCACTAGTGGCACGTCACTTCAAACTTACTGCTGATGGCGGATCTCGCGGAAACCCAGGTCCTGCGGGCTATGGAGCTGTGGTCACTGAAAGTGGAAAGATTGTTGCTGAACTCTTTGATGTAATCGGCATTGCCACCAATAACGTAGCTGAATACAGCGGATTACTTGCAGGTCTTTCACACATTAATAAGTTAGACGCTCAAGCAACTGTAGAAGTCGCTATGGATTCGAAGTTAGTTGTCGAGCAGATGTCTGGTCGCTGGCAGATTAAGCACGCAGATATGCGCGATTTAGCTAAGCAATGCCGTGATGCCCACCCAGCCTCACTTGTTACATATTCATGGATTCCGCGCGATGAGAATTCACATGCAGACCGCCTAGCCAATAAAGCACTCGATGGTGGAAGCGCACATAAACCAGCACCAGTTATTCAACAGAATTTCCTCACGGATCGCTTACGTAGCGCAGAGATTCCTACCTTTATCTACT
Encoded proteins:
- a CDS encoding zinc ribbon domain-containing protein translates to MKASVSDQRSILDIQKFDLQSATLRNKAATLPELAELSSTTIKQNNVRDLRIAAETELNDVKRELARAEGDVEQIVTRIERDEKRLASGTGTPKELEQTQHELGTLGARRAELEEVELEIMMRVDGIKERITVLSGEENELAAVIADLNIRKENALAAVHTELESIESDRKATTQSVGPEILALYEKIREANNGIGAAALAGNQCKGCNLTLNTIELQRIAGLGADEVVRCEECRCILVRDH